A genomic segment from Amphiprion ocellaris isolate individual 3 ecotype Okinawa chromosome 17, ASM2253959v1, whole genome shotgun sequence encodes:
- the LOC129350900 gene encoding uncharacterized protein LOC129350900: MLPLGNIIRKHCINFHCYADDTQLYLSMKPNETNQLARLQDCLKDIKTWMTYNFLLLNSDKTEVIVFGPKHLRELLSKHIATLDGITLASSTTVRNLGVIFDQDMSFNSHIKQICRTSFFHLRNTVKIRNILSQSDAEKLVHAFVTSRLDYCNSLLSGCPNSSLKYLQLIQNAAARVLTGVSKRDHISPILDSLHWLPVKSRIEFKILLLTYKALNNQSPSYLKDLIVPYYPSRTLRSQTAGLLVVPRISKSRMGGRAFSYQLLSCGTSSQFGFGRRTPSLFLRPGLKPSFSTKLIVRADWGTLTG; encoded by the coding sequence atgcttcccttaggcaacattattaggaagcactgtattaatttccattgttatgctgacgacactcaattgtatttatctatgaagccaaatgaaactaatcagctagctagactgcaagattgtcttaaggacataaagacctggatgacctataatttcttactactaaattcagacaagactgaagtcattgtatttggccccaaacatcttagagaattgctttcaaagcatatagctactctggatggcattacattggcctccagtactactgtgaggaaccttggtgttatctttgaccaggacatgtcctttaactcgcacataaaacaaatctgtaggacttcctttttccacctgagaaatactgtgaaaatcaggaacatcctgtctcagagtgatgcagaaaaactagtccatgcatttgttacttctaggcttgactactgtaattccttattatcaggttgtcccaatagctctctgaaatatctacagctgatccaaaacgctgcagccagagtactgacgggagttagcaagagagatcatatttctcctatactggattctcttcattggcttcctgttaaatctagaatagaattcaaaatccttcttctgacatataaagctcttaacaaccaatctccatcatatcttaaagacctgatagtaccatattatcctagcagaactcttcgctctcagactgcaggcttacttgttgttcctagaatctctaaaagtagaatgggaggcagagccttcagttatcagctcctctcctgtggaaccagctcccagtttgggttcgggaggcggacaccctctctatttttaagaccaggcttaaaaccttccttttcgacaaagcttatagttagggctgactgggggaccctgacggggtga
- the wdr45 gene encoding WD repeat domain phosphoinositide-interacting protein 4, whose protein sequence is MAQQRGVNSLQFNQDQSCFCCAMETGVRIYNVEPLMEKGHLDHEQVGSVALCSMLHRSNLLAVVGGGVNPKFSEISVLVWDDARESRDPKDKLVLEFTFTKPVLAVRMRHDK, encoded by the exons ATGGCTCAGCAGAGAGGAGtcaacagtctgcagttcaaccaGGACCAGA GTTGTTTCTGTTGTGCGATGGAGACTGGAGTGAGGATTTATAACGTGGAGCCGCTGATGGAGAAAGGTCACCTGG acCACGAGCAGGTGGGAAGTGTCGCTCTGTGCTCCATGCTGCATCGATCCAACCTGCTGGCCGTTGTCGGAGGAGGAGTCAACCCCAAGTTCTCAGAAATATCAG tgctgGTTTGGGATGACGCTCGAGAGTCTCGTGACCCCAAAGACAAACTGGTTCTGGAGTTCACCTTCACCAAACCCGTCCTGGCTGTTCGCATGAGACACGACAAGTAG